One stretch of Brevibacillus laterosporus DNA includes these proteins:
- a CDS encoding alpha/beta fold hydrolase, producing the protein MMQQAFVLPLEDSFVIRGDVHTTAETGEKQPLLIFCHGFKGFKDWGSFPYVADALATKGVTVIRFNFSANGVGESLTEFDELEKFGINTYAREVADLNVLMRAILERELPLAEHFDTEQIYVMGHSKGGGDAILFGANHPAIKGIITWNGIAQVNLFDEDLRQELKDTGIAYIMNGRTGQRMPIMPEVVEDVDQNVEAYDLLKKVSQLDKSLLIVQGEKDFGRLVHGAKLLKEAYPQAILHWIKEADHVMNTKHPFTGTSAELEEAIDVTSQFVLQSTRK; encoded by the coding sequence ATTATGCAACAAGCTTTTGTGTTACCCCTTGAGGATTCATTTGTGATACGTGGAGATGTGCATACAACAGCGGAGACAGGAGAGAAACAACCTTTATTAATATTTTGCCACGGATTTAAAGGATTTAAGGATTGGGGAAGCTTTCCTTATGTAGCAGATGCGTTGGCAACGAAAGGAGTGACGGTCATCCGATTTAACTTTTCGGCAAATGGGGTCGGAGAGAGCCTGACTGAGTTTGATGAGCTAGAAAAGTTCGGAATCAACACCTATGCACGGGAAGTTGCTGACTTAAATGTACTCATGAGGGCTATTCTGGAACGTGAGCTACCTTTGGCAGAGCATTTTGATACGGAGCAAATCTATGTGATGGGACATAGTAAAGGTGGCGGTGATGCTATTCTATTTGGAGCTAATCATCCTGCTATTAAGGGGATTATTACATGGAATGGTATTGCGCAGGTCAATTTGTTCGACGAAGATTTACGACAAGAATTAAAAGATACCGGCATAGCCTATATTATGAACGGACGAACAGGGCAAAGAATGCCAATCATGCCTGAGGTCGTGGAGGACGTCGATCAGAATGTAGAAGCGTATGATTTGTTGAAGAAAGTCTCCCAGCTTGATAAATCTCTATTGATTGTACAAGGCGAGAAGGATTTTGGACGTTTAGTGCATGGTGCCAAACTGCTGAAGGAAGCTTATCCACAAGCAATTCTACACTGGATTAAAGAAGCGGACCATGTAATGAATACCAAGCATCCATTTACGGGAACCAGTGCAGAGCTAGAAGAAGCGATTGATGTTACTTCACAATTTGTACTTCAATCTACTCGTAAGTAA
- a CDS encoding amidohydrolase, translating to MPLGTYLKEYFTQMVDWRRHLHQYPELSFKEENTPAMIARILREAGLDQVREKVGGRGVVGTLIGGKPGKTVAIRADFDALPIQDQKDVEYKSKVPGVMHACGHDGHTAGLLGLASVLAQHREEISGTIVFLFQFAEEENPGGATYMVQDGAMDGVDAVFGAHLWADFPYGSVGIASGPVMANADDFTIQIQGRGGHGALPHQTVDSIVIGSQIVNNIQTIASRNVDPLESVVVTIGTFNAGDNFNVIADSCKMTGTLRTFLPEVRDLGEKRLKEIVEGTAAMLGGTAVLDYDRGYPAVINTAQEAELVHQAAMSVVGEEGLIPLKPTMGGEDFSYYLQKAPGAFVFIGARNEEIGACYPHHHPRFDIDERAMLVAAEVLGRAALAFLHVHQT from the coding sequence ATGCCTCTAGGTACATATTTGAAGGAATATTTTACTCAGATGGTGGATTGGCGTCGACACTTGCACCAGTATCCAGAGTTATCGTTTAAGGAAGAGAACACGCCTGCGATGATTGCCCGCATTTTAAGAGAAGCTGGCTTAGATCAAGTACGTGAAAAAGTGGGCGGCCGTGGTGTCGTTGGAACTCTAATCGGAGGAAAGCCAGGAAAGACCGTTGCGATTCGTGCTGATTTTGATGCGTTACCAATTCAAGATCAAAAAGATGTGGAGTATAAATCAAAAGTTCCAGGTGTTATGCATGCATGTGGCCATGACGGCCATACAGCAGGCTTGTTAGGTCTTGCTAGCGTTTTAGCACAACATCGTGAAGAGATTTCTGGTACTATCGTATTTTTATTCCAATTTGCTGAGGAAGAGAATCCAGGTGGAGCAACCTATATGGTGCAAGATGGAGCGATGGATGGTGTAGATGCAGTGTTTGGTGCGCATCTTTGGGCTGATTTTCCATATGGTAGTGTAGGTATCGCATCAGGTCCTGTTATGGCTAATGCTGATGATTTTACCATTCAGATTCAAGGAAGAGGGGGGCACGGTGCTCTTCCACATCAAACAGTCGATTCTATCGTAATTGGATCACAAATTGTCAATAACATACAAACGATTGCTAGTCGCAATGTGGACCCACTAGAAAGTGTTGTTGTGACGATTGGAACTTTCAACGCGGGTGATAACTTTAACGTAATAGCCGACTCCTGCAAAATGACCGGAACACTGCGCACTTTCTTGCCGGAAGTTCGTGATTTGGGTGAGAAACGTTTAAAAGAGATCGTGGAAGGTACAGCTGCTATGCTGGGTGGCACAGCAGTTTTGGATTATGACAGAGGATATCCTGCCGTTATCAATACAGCGCAAGAAGCGGAATTAGTACACCAAGCGGCTATGTCCGTTGTTGGTGAAGAGGGTCTCATACCTCTAAAACCGACTATGGGTGGAGAGGATTTCTCTTACTATTTGCAAAAGGCACCAGGAGCTTTTGTTTTTATTGGAGCAAGAAATGAAGAGATCGGGGCTTGTTATCCACACCATCATCCACGTTTTGATATTGATGAGAGAGCCATGCTTGTAGCCGCAGAAGTATTGGGCCGTGCTGCTTTAGCTTTTTTACATGTTCATCAGACCTAA
- a CDS encoding cold shock domain-containing protein, with protein sequence MQGKVKWFNKKKGYGFIEREGGADVFVHYSGINGSGFRNLEQGEQVLFDILEGQRGPQAANVEKNNQ encoded by the coding sequence ATGCAAGGAAAGGTAAAATGGTTTAATAAGAAAAAAGGGTATGGATTTATTGAAAGGGAAGGCGGTGCGGACGTTTTTGTTCACTATTCCGGTATTAACGGTTCAGGGTTCCGTAATTTGGAGCAGGGTGAACAAGTATTGTTTGATATCTTAGAAGGACAGCGCGGTCCGCAAGCAGCCAACGTTGAAAAAAACAATCAATAA
- a CDS encoding dynamin family protein — translation MNQVKQMLRASAGQLRDASELINQITGLKQQAQAMTERAQRMEENRFTVALFGAFSAGKSSFANALMGDMVLPVSPNPTTAAINKIMPPSDMYPHGTVRVVLKSQESIEQDVLRSLAIFGKHAHDLASGCESVASIDVSDIAPNAKPHYTFLKAVIKGLPEIENHLGQELLVDEKEFKKFVAKEEKACFADYIELYYTCPLTEQGMVLVDTPGADSINARHTGVAFEYLKNADVILFVTYYNHAFAQADREFLLQMGRVKDTFELDKMFFIVNAADLAQNDDELQGVLTHVEKNLLSCGIRHPRIYPVSSQTALLAHMHKNGKLTSSSEKIYRQRTGVDESESLPDYHTGMKLSGLDKFEQDFLHYTVDGLAHMAVAAAEGEINRARTILAEFLDLSQQGESVREERRTHIEEEKETVLQRIQTAQISSISRYMEQERVELLYYVKQRLFLRLSELFSQAFNPSILKDDGRNLKKTAQACMDDFLRSIGYDLAQEMRATSLRLEKVLHKEGNKRVQAWQQDVRETFHGLLLAPYTQQQIETPVVPEKMKEVSPQYYQSALQVFKNPRDFFEGEGRGKMRELVEKLLQEPVDQHLAWGDQILEDVFTKAVEDMWQKEKTKVEEQVEEYVNGLLAALDSNIDIAKLQAVQAELLTISTGSAS, via the coding sequence ATGAACCAAGTAAAACAGATGTTACGTGCAAGTGCAGGTCAATTACGTGATGCTAGCGAGTTAATCAATCAGATTACTGGGCTAAAACAACAAGCGCAAGCTATGACAGAGCGGGCGCAACGCATGGAGGAAAATCGATTTACGGTTGCTTTGTTCGGTGCGTTTAGTGCGGGAAAATCCTCCTTTGCAAATGCATTAATGGGTGATATGGTACTACCGGTATCTCCTAATCCTACCACAGCCGCCATTAATAAAATTATGCCACCGAGCGATATGTATCCGCATGGAACCGTGCGTGTCGTACTTAAATCACAGGAATCGATCGAACAGGATGTTTTGCGCTCGTTAGCTATATTTGGCAAGCATGCGCATGATTTGGCTAGTGGTTGTGAATCTGTGGCTTCTATTGATGTGTCTGATATCGCTCCGAATGCCAAACCTCATTACACCTTTTTGAAAGCAGTGATAAAAGGATTACCAGAGATTGAGAACCATCTTGGTCAAGAACTTTTGGTAGATGAAAAAGAGTTTAAAAAGTTTGTTGCCAAAGAGGAAAAGGCATGCTTTGCCGATTATATTGAACTATATTACACTTGTCCGTTGACGGAACAGGGCATGGTTTTAGTAGATACCCCGGGAGCAGATTCTATTAATGCCAGACACACAGGTGTGGCTTTTGAATACTTAAAAAATGCTGATGTTATTTTATTTGTGACTTATTATAATCATGCGTTTGCTCAGGCTGATCGAGAGTTTTTATTGCAGATGGGCCGCGTAAAGGATACGTTCGAGTTAGATAAAATGTTCTTTATTGTCAATGCCGCTGATTTGGCGCAAAACGACGATGAATTGCAAGGCGTCCTTACTCATGTAGAGAAAAACTTGCTATCCTGTGGCATCCGCCATCCCCGTATCTATCCAGTATCGAGCCAGACAGCTTTGCTTGCGCATATGCATAAAAATGGGAAGCTTACCTCTTCGTCGGAGAAAATCTATCGACAGCGCACAGGTGTTGATGAGAGTGAATCGCTACCCGATTATCATACAGGTATGAAGTTATCAGGTCTGGATAAATTTGAACAGGATTTCTTGCATTATACGGTAGATGGTCTAGCGCATATGGCTGTAGCGGCAGCTGAAGGAGAGATTAACCGTGCTCGCACGATCTTAGCAGAGTTTCTAGACCTGTCACAACAGGGAGAGAGCGTCAGGGAAGAACGACGTACACATATTGAAGAGGAAAAAGAGACCGTTTTACAACGCATACAAACGGCTCAAATAAGCTCAATTTCTCGTTATATGGAACAAGAGCGAGTCGAGCTCCTATACTATGTGAAGCAACGACTCTTTTTGCGTCTGTCGGAGCTGTTCAGTCAAGCATTCAATCCTTCCATACTGAAAGACGACGGACGAAATTTAAAGAAAACAGCTCAAGCATGTATGGATGACTTTCTTCGTTCGATTGGGTATGATCTAGCACAAGAGATGCGCGCTACCTCTCTTCGTTTAGAAAAGGTGTTACATAAAGAAGGAAATAAGCGTGTTCAGGCTTGGCAACAAGATGTGAGGGAAACCTTTCATGGACTCTTACTTGCTCCCTATACCCAACAGCAGATTGAAACACCAGTAGTACCTGAAAAGATGAAAGAAGTATCCCCTCAGTACTATCAAAGCGCCTTGCAAGTTTTTAAAAACCCACGTGACTTCTTTGAAGGGGAAGGCAGAGGCAAGATGCGAGAGCTGGTAGAAAAACTACTGCAAGAACCGGTAGATCAGCATCTTGCTTGGGGTGATCAAATTTTGGAAGATGTATTTACAAAAGCTGTTGAAGACATGTGGCAAAAGGAAAAGACTAAAGTGGAAGAGCAGGTGGAAGAATACGTAAATGGCTTGTTGGCGGCTTTAGACAGTAATATAGATATAGCCAAACTTCAAGCGGTACAGGCAGAGCTTCTTACAATTTCAACAGGCTCTGCAAGCTAA